A stretch of Desulfovibrio sp. UIB00 DNA encodes these proteins:
- a CDS encoding sensor domain-containing phosphodiesterase — protein MKNADPANLSISATQSGEKPPAESPQEICLSHALQSVYGDILLIDFERDTCRELYHGEGHFARMPLDQPLAETLRRELDERVHPDDAPRFAAFFSQGSLRQMLAQTPLFAAEDIRKKALNGLYRWVRIIAFPAPQYGGEQTYIVCTEDIENHKIAADIAHENEMLRRQKLDALRYKAVVDHTRTLVFEWSGTDLTYLSHRIPELLAGEYDGRNPFDVWREDDVLYAGDMEPFDTCLARLALGIRSGETTIRLRRRDGQYIWCKITYTKLDDGESEERYIGTLNDVDAATRTEQALRLRAEHDPLTGAFNTQTFFEKIDKLIKNRPNEQYCVLRFDVAGFKAINESFGLEEGNRLLRGIARLIRQRLIPEKEIFARLTADVFAVCLTGGNERTLQFIQNLSLRLDHYSDTFRVKLFFGICPVENSRTPAHILCDWAYLAQKTVKGSDIVNFAFYDDALRKRLHDESYITDQMYEALEKHQFRLFLQPKVQISSGRIVGAEALVRWQHPTDGLILPGRFVPLFERNGFIVRLDSYIWDQTCQTLRTWIDKHYEPMPISVNMSRLHFNDDDLPNKLVSLLNKYNLPRHMLELELTESAFFANEPRLKRLMNELRAAGFVFSMDDFGTGYSSLSTLRDLPFNVVKLDRAFISDGTTNKRGQIVARNTIALARDLDMSIVAEGVETKEHARFLLNSGCNCAQGFYYSRPVDTAEFEVLSFVQEKAFWVHPQLKEDAIRLGLPISTEAPIKEY, from the coding sequence ATGAAAAACGCGGACCCTGCAAACCTCAGCATATCGGCTACCCAATCCGGGGAAAAGCCGCCTGCGGAATCTCCCCAGGAAATTTGCCTTTCCCACGCCTTGCAGAGCGTCTACGGTGACATATTGCTTATAGATTTTGAGAGGGATACCTGCCGCGAACTGTACCACGGGGAAGGTCACTTTGCGCGCATGCCCCTGGACCAGCCCCTTGCCGAAACGCTCAGACGAGAGCTTGACGAGAGAGTTCACCCCGACGACGCACCACGTTTTGCGGCGTTTTTTTCTCAGGGCAGCCTGCGGCAGATGCTGGCGCAGACTCCTCTTTTTGCTGCGGAAGACATCCGCAAGAAGGCCCTCAACGGTTTGTACCGATGGGTGCGCATTATTGCCTTTCCTGCACCCCAATACGGCGGGGAACAGACCTATATTGTCTGCACGGAAGACATTGAAAACCACAAGATTGCGGCCGACATTGCCCATGAGAACGAAATGCTGCGCCGGCAAAAGCTGGATGCCCTGCGTTACAAGGCAGTGGTGGATCACACCCGCACCCTGGTTTTTGAATGGAGCGGCACAGATCTGACATATCTGAGCCACAGGATTCCCGAACTGCTGGCGGGCGAATATGACGGGCGCAATCCCTTTGACGTGTGGCGTGAAGACGATGTCCTCTACGCGGGCGACATGGAACCCTTTGACACCTGTCTGGCACGCCTTGCTCTGGGTATCCGCTCTGGCGAAACGACCATTCGCCTGCGCCGCCGCGACGGCCAGTACATCTGGTGCAAGATCACCTACACCAAGCTTGACGACGGGGAGTCGGAAGAGCGTTACATCGGCACTCTCAACGACGTGGATGCAGCTACGCGCACCGAGCAGGCCCTGCGCCTGCGCGCAGAGCACGACCCTCTCACAGGCGCGTTCAACACCCAGACATTTTTTGAAAAAATAGACAAGCTCATCAAAAACCGGCCCAACGAGCAGTACTGCGTATTGCGGTTTGACGTGGCCGGGTTCAAGGCCATCAACGAATCTTTTGGGCTTGAAGAGGGCAACCGCCTGCTAAGGGGCATTGCCCGGCTGATCCGCCAGCGCCTCATTCCTGAAAAGGAAATCTTTGCCCGGCTCACCGCCGATGTTTTTGCCGTCTGCCTCACAGGCGGCAACGAGCGGACGCTACAGTTCATCCAAAACCTTTCTCTGCGTCTGGATCACTATTCCGACACCTTTCGGGTCAAGCTGTTCTTTGGTATCTGCCCTGTGGAAAACTCACGCACCCCGGCCCACATTCTGTGCGACTGGGCCTATCTGGCGCAGAAGACGGTCAAGGGCAGCGACATTGTCAACTTTGCCTTTTACGATGATGCCCTGCGCAAACGCCTGCATGATGAAAGCTACATCACTGACCAGATGTACGAAGCGCTGGAAAAACACCAGTTCAGGCTTTTTCTGCAACCCAAGGTGCAGATTTCCAGCGGGCGCATTGTGGGAGCAGAAGCGCTGGTGCGCTGGCAGCACCCCACAGACGGGCTTATCCTGCCCGGACGTTTTGTACCCCTTTTTGAACGCAACGGCTTTATTGTGCGGCTGGACTCGTACATCTGGGATCAGACCTGCCAGACCCTGCGCACATGGATCGATAAGCACTACGAACCCATGCCCATCTCTGTGAACATGTCGCGTCTGCATTTTAACGATGACGACCTGCCCAACAAGCTCGTCAGCCTCCTGAACAAGTACAATCTGCCACGCCACATGCTTGAGCTGGAACTGACCGAGAGTGCCTTTTTTGCCAATGAGCCAAGGCTGAAACGCCTTATGAACGAACTACGGGCCGCAGGATTTGTTTTTTCCATGGACGATTTCGGCACGGGCTACTCATCGCTGAGTACCTTGCGCGACCTGCCCTTTAACGTGGTCAAGCTTGACCGGGCCTTTATCAGCGACGGCACCACCAACAAACGCGGTCAGATTGTGGCCCGCAACACCATAGCTCTGGCGCGCGACCTTGATATGTCCATTGTGGCCGAAGGTGTGGAAACCAAGGAACACGCCCGTTTCTTGCTCAACAGCGGCTGCAACTGCGCTCAGGGCTTCTACTATTCCCGGCCAGTGGATACGGCGGAGTTTGAAGTGCTCAGCTTTGTGCAGGAAAAGGCCTTCTGGGTGCATCCGCAACTGAAGGAAGACGCCATCCGTCTGGGACTGCCCATAAGCACGGAAGCTCCCATCAAGGAATACTGA
- the panC gene encoding pantoate--beta-alanine ligase has protein sequence MQIFTNPQELAAQCKAWHRAGDDIALVPTMGYYHQGHEDLMAFARTQAKRLVVSLFVNPAQFGPGEDLEAYPRNAERDADIARSHGADALFMPQPDTMYAPDHATWVEVPELSRGLCGLTRPVHFRGVCTVVLKLFMLTGADVAVFGQKDWQQQAILRRMVRDLDVPVRIETRETVREADGLALSSRNVYLSPDERAHAPEIRKALLYAQKLAQSGETSVKLLREAVLRRWAEFLPMGRLDYLSIVHPESMTPLTEVTGPALMACAVRIGKARLIDNILLRP, from the coding sequence ATGCAGATATTTACAAATCCCCAAGAGTTGGCGGCCCAATGCAAGGCCTGGCACCGCGCCGGAGACGATATCGCTCTGGTGCCCACCATGGGCTACTACCATCAGGGGCACGAAGACCTCATGGCCTTTGCCCGCACGCAGGCGAAACGCCTGGTGGTGAGCCTTTTTGTCAACCCTGCCCAGTTTGGCCCTGGCGAGGATCTGGAAGCATATCCCCGCAATGCCGAGCGCGACGCGGACATAGCCCGCAGTCATGGGGCGGACGCGCTGTTCATGCCGCAGCCCGATACCATGTACGCGCCAGACCACGCCACATGGGTGGAAGTTCCCGAACTTTCCCGTGGCCTGTGCGGCCTCACCCGGCCTGTGCACTTTCGCGGCGTATGCACCGTGGTGCTCAAGCTCTTTATGCTGACCGGCGCGGATGTCGCCGTTTTTGGACAGAAGGACTGGCAGCAGCAGGCTATCTTGCGCCGCATGGTGCGCGACCTTGATGTGCCTGTGCGCATTGAAACGCGCGAAACCGTGCGCGAAGCTGACGGCCTGGCCCTTTCCTCGCGCAACGTCTATCTCAGCCCGGACGAACGCGCCCATGCTCCAGAGATCCGCAAGGCCCTGCTCTACGCCCAAAAACTGGCCCAGAGCGGTGAAACCAGCGTCAAGCTGCTGCGCGAGGCGGTGCTGCGCCGCTGGGCGGAATTTCTGCCCATGGGACGCCTTGACTACCTCAGTATTGTTCACCCGGAATCCATGACTCCGCTCACCGAAGTCACCGGTCCGGCGCTCATGGCCTGTGCCGTGCGCATAGGCAAGGCCCGGCTTATCGACAATATTCTGTTGCGACCCTAA
- the rimO gene encoding 30S ribosomal protein S12 methylthiotransferase RimO, whose protein sequence is MTRAIFPHSLKVWSLSLGCPKNRVDSERLLGSLGVAVQHVEHMGKARLVFINTCGFIDPAVRESVRAVVDAIQRLEKCKVKPLLAVGGCMVGRYGAADLAAELPEVDVWLPTGDLPRWPALLAAALNLPEPPARIPGGGRLLSTGPSYAWLKVGEGCRHKCAFCTIPSIRGGLKSLTADDIAEEARALLAQGVRELDLVAQDLTSWGVDLGLKHGLPSLLEKLVGLEGLAWLRLLYLYPTGVTPELLRFIRDCGAPLLPYLDIPLQHAHPDVLSRMGRPFAGDPRRVLDTVRSVLPHAALRTTFIVGYPGETEEHFESLCRFVEESRFQHVGVFAYQAEDGTVAATLPDQVPDEVKQWRRDSLMEIQADISNELLSAQVGGRMQVLVDAPHPDWPGLHSGRVWFQAPEVDGITYVSGPGVAPGALVECDIVENTDYDLTALA, encoded by the coding sequence ATGACACGAGCTATTTTTCCTCATTCCCTGAAAGTATGGTCGCTGAGCCTTGGCTGCCCAAAAAACCGCGTGGACAGTGAGCGTCTGCTCGGTTCGCTTGGGGTCGCCGTGCAGCATGTGGAACACATGGGCAAGGCGCGTCTGGTTTTCATCAATACCTGCGGATTCATCGACCCTGCCGTGCGTGAATCCGTTCGCGCGGTTGTGGACGCCATCCAGAGGCTTGAAAAGTGCAAGGTCAAGCCCCTGCTGGCTGTAGGCGGCTGTATGGTGGGGCGTTATGGCGCTGCCGACCTGGCAGCGGAACTGCCGGAAGTGGACGTGTGGCTACCCACGGGTGATCTGCCGCGCTGGCCAGCCTTGCTGGCAGCAGCCCTGAACCTGCCCGAGCCTCCTGCCCGTATCCCCGGCGGCGGCAGATTGCTTTCTACCGGCCCTTCGTACGCATGGCTCAAGGTGGGCGAGGGGTGCAGGCACAAGTGCGCGTTCTGCACCATTCCTTCCATCAGGGGCGGCCTTAAATCGCTGACCGCCGATGATATTGCCGAAGAAGCCAGGGCTCTGCTGGCTCAGGGCGTACGCGAGCTTGATCTTGTGGCGCAGGATCTGACCTCCTGGGGTGTTGATCTTGGGCTCAAGCACGGCCTGCCCAGCCTGCTTGAAAAGCTGGTGGGGCTTGAGGGCCTCGCCTGGCTGCGCCTGCTCTACCTGTACCCTACAGGCGTGACGCCGGAGCTTTTGCGTTTTATCAGAGATTGTGGCGCGCCTTTGCTGCCCTATCTGGATATTCCCTTGCAACACGCTCACCCTGATGTGCTGTCGCGCATGGGTCGGCCTTTTGCGGGCGACCCCCGGCGCGTACTGGATACGGTGCGCTCCGTGCTGCCCCATGCGGCTTTGCGCACGACCTTTATTGTTGGCTATCCTGGCGAAACGGAAGAGCATTTTGAAAGTTTGTGCCGTTTTGTAGAAGAAAGTCGCTTTCAGCATGTGGGCGTGTTTGCCTATCAGGCAGAAGATGGCACCGTGGCGGCAACATTGCCCGATCAGGTGCCAGATGAAGTTAAGCAGTGGCGTAGGGATTCTCTTATGGAAATTCAGGCCGACATCAGCAACGAGCTGCTCTCCGCGCAGGTGGGCGGGCGCATGCAGGTGCTGGTAGATGCCCCGCATCCCGACTGGCCGGGGCTGCACAGCGGGCGCGTGTGGTTTCAGGCGCCGGAGGTGGACGGCATCACTTACGTGAGCGGGCCGGGCGTTGCGCCCGGAGCGCTCGTGGAATGCGATATAGTGGAAAATACGGACTATGATCTGACCGCACTGGCCTGA